GTAAACTTTTTGCCTGACCTTTCACTGGTTTAACATAACTAGTACATCCTTCAACCTGGCTCTTATCCTACACAAAGCACAAATCGATAGTTGGGAAAATCAGGACAAGATGCTCTTcagaaaagacagaaaggaGAATAGGGAGGTCCAACAAGTCCAACAAGACAAGACTAATTCTGTGTCATGCGCACCTTCTTCCATAAATGTCTAGATGTTCATTGCATGTTTGAAAACTGCTTAAAAAGCACACGTTTCAACCTAACATGTATTATATATCGCCTTGTGCCTCTTTGCAATGCTAGCCTGTAATTTCCCAAATGTGGATTTATGTTTAGGCAACGGGCCATCGGGTATTTGTTTGTCCTACCTGCTGAGTGGATACAAGCCGTACTTAGACCCAGCAACTGTCCACCCAAACCCAATACTATACAGGAAACTACAGGACACCAAGCATCTACCCATTACCGAACaggtaaaaaacaaagcaactaCCAATCCTTGCTTATTTAAAAATGGCCAAAGTCAGTCTGGTACCTCATAGGCATGACTTTcctcatttatttaatttattttttttttttacaggatcTGGAATATCTGAGTGAAGGTCTTGAGGGGAGGTCAAGTAATCCGGTGGCTGTGCTTTTCGACACACTCCTGCATCCTAATGCTGACTTTGGCTACAAATTCCCTTCTGTCCTTCAGTGGAGGAGGGACAAGCAGCAACACATCCCACATCTGGTTCTGGGCAGGGGAACACCTGGGGGTGCTTGGCATGTAAGTAACAAACTTTGATCTGTCCACATTTAAAGTCAGCCATTTTGTGTTCACCTGTCTAATCTACGGCGTTCCCTCTCTCATCGCTTCAGGCAATGGAAGGCTCCATGCTGACTATTAGTCTTGGCATCTGGATGGAGCTCCCCGGGGTCAACTACAAAGACCTGACCAATGGGAAACGCAGGTAATGACAGAGGAGAAGGTTTACAGCAACGATACGGCTCAAGCTTCAGTTCAGTTCTGTACTATtgctcctctttgtctctgttgTTGCTCTAGGGATGTAACCAGTGACAGAGCCACACCAGAGGAGATCTCATCCTATTACTGTAACTATGTGAAGCTAAAGGGTCTTCAAAAGAACTTTGTTGACAACACCTACGTGACCTCCATCCAGAAACTCTACCGGGGGCATGATGGAGAAGGTCTTGAAAACGGTCACACTCATCAAGGAGATGGAGGGGTGGGAGATGGAGTGAATGAGAGATTTGAGGGAAATGGAGAAGTGTGCGTAATGAGTGGAGGAGGGGGGGCTCTGTGGGAAGTAAGGGGATACCAGCAGGTGCAGAATGACACTCACGTCCCTTTCTGCCTGTTTGCTGAAAATGTAGTCCTGGCCACCGGTGCTTCCGACTCACCAGTTCGACTGGGTGTAGAGGGGGAGGACCTGCCTTTTGTGTTCCACAGTATCTCAGACCTAGGCTTGGCAGTTAGCCAGAGGAAACTGGATAAGAACTCCGATCCCGTTCTAATCGTGGGTGCTGGTTTAAGCGCTGCCGATGTAGTTCTGTGTGCTTGCAACAGCAACATTCGAGTGTTGCATGTTTTTCGCAAGAGAATCGACGACTCAGACCTCATCTTTAAGCAGCTTCCCAAGACACTGTACCCAGAGTACCACAAAGTCTACAACATGATGTGCTCTCAGGCTTACACAAACGTGGCTCCCTCTTCTGCTTCTAACAGACCTCAGGCAGTTAGTATTGCCTCTTCAGTATGTGCCAAGATGTGCCCAAAGCCTCAGCTTGCTGCGGGTAATGTGGCTGGTAACGCTAGTGTTAACCTGTTTCCTGACTACACCAGTTTCCCCGAACACTGTGTGGTGTCCTTCCAGTCTGACATGAAATGTCTGCTGCAGGGAAACAACTCCCTCAAGGCATTCAAGATCTCCATGGTCCTGGTTCTGATTGGGACCAACCCAGACTTATTTTTCTTGAAGGGGCAAGGCCAGTACCTGGGTCAGGATCCAACAAGACCCATCTCCTGCAAGCAAAATCCAATAGATATCGACCCCTACACCTTTGAGTGCACCAAGGAGCCAGGTCTGTTTGCCATGGGCCCACTGGTGGGAGACAACTTTGTTCGCTTTTTGAAGGGTGGTGCGTTAGGCATCGCCTCCTGTTTGCTGAAGAGACTCAAGAAGAAAGGGAAGCTCATCAGCAACGGAGGAAACAACATAATGTGAAAACACGATGAGGATGAGTGCGACACGTTGATCTTAGGGCACACATTTCAAACCCTTTTACCATGATATAAAAGGTGAGGAGAaacttttaatatattttcttcATTAATGCAGTGTTTTCTCATCAAAGCTAAAgcatttttacaactttttaagACCAAAAAGACAATGGTTGTACTTTAATTTGTTTCTAACGAAACAAAAGACAACTTTCAAGAGTCTTGTCTGACTTCATGTGAAGTCTCCATATGTCCAAGCTACTGTGTGCCAACATTTTCTAGTCAGTCTGTAACCTCATAACTGAACAGGACCTTACACTCATCAgggttatttattcattcaccATGTGTCTTCAATTCATCTACTAACAATGCTTAACTCGATGTTGTATCatgctttaaatttcttttagcttAGCCTGTAGggaaaactaaaaaataaaggaCACTTGTTAATTCCCATCCAACTTACTGATGTAAGTGATGGTTTAGTGGTCCGACTTACAAAACCTACAAACTGGAATTCAGCCACAAGTAGTGTTTGTTCTATGACGCTGTAACCCAACAGTTTCATGGCTACAGTCACACTAGGGAAAATAGAAATGTATTGCAACTATCTGCAATGATCTTGCAATTGTGTTGCCTTTGAGGTGGTTGCTTTGAAAATGGGGACCAGGTCTGCAACTACTCGCAATCAGTTGCTGTGTTCAAAGCAACTTTGTGAGTGACCGAGCCAATCTGGGATCAGTTTGGGTCAAGAAGGAAATTATGCACAATTTGTTTGTGATAATACAGAGATAAACTGTGAAAAATCAGTGAAAGTCTCAAATCTGTTGccacaaaaatatttattctgaTTCTGGATGGTGGTGCCATTTCTGTTGGGGCTTTGGAGGTGTCGGCATCATATCAGGGCTCTCCAAATTATCCAAAGCAGGGTGTGAATTTTTATTATCTATTACACCTGTCAATGTAATTTAGTGATTTCAGAACTTAAAACGCCACATGGCAACCTGTGCAGTCCCCTTGCTAGAAGTTTAGTATGTTCAACGAGCAGCCTCTGGGTCTCCACTTGGTtgctgacagaaaataaaataaacccaaTCACCAGTAACCACAGATATTTCCTTGTTGGAATGAGGTTGCCATCATatttttactctagtgtgactgagACTTTAGAAGTCCTAATGTTCCTGATTGTTGAGCCTGAAACGGGAGTTTCTGCTTTTAGCTGCTATTGCAGGTAGTTGGAACTATAGTCTGATAAATTTGACCTGTTGCTTCAGTTATACT
The genomic region above belongs to Oreochromis niloticus isolate F11D_XX linkage group LG11, O_niloticus_UMD_NMBU, whole genome shotgun sequence and contains:
- the osgin2 gene encoding oxidative stress-induced growth inhibitor 2 — protein: MPLLEETTLPQEHPPTVPVVIIGNGPSGICLSYLLSGYKPYLDPATVHPNPILYRKLQDTKHLPITEQDLEYLSEGLEGRSSNPVAVLFDTLLHPNADFGYKFPSVLQWRRDKQQHIPHLVLGRGTPGGAWHAMEGSMLTISLGIWMELPGVNYKDLTNGKRRDVTSDRATPEEISSYYCNYVKLKGLQKNFVDNTYVTSIQKLYRGHDGEGLENGHTHQGDGGVGDGVNERFEGNGEVCVMSGGGGALWEVRGYQQVQNDTHVPFCLFAENVVLATGASDSPVRLGVEGEDLPFVFHSISDLGLAVSQRKLDKNSDPVLIVGAGLSAADVVLCACNSNIRVLHVFRKRIDDSDLIFKQLPKTLYPEYHKVYNMMCSQAYTNVAPSSASNRPQAVSIASSVCAKMCPKPQLAAGNVAGNASVNLFPDYTSFPEHCVVSFQSDMKCLLQGNNSLKAFKISMVLVLIGTNPDLFFLKGQGQYLGQDPTRPISCKQNPIDIDPYTFECTKEPGLFAMGPLVGDNFVRFLKGGALGIASCLLKRLKKKGKLISNGGNNIM